In one Pseudomonas purpurea genomic region, the following are encoded:
- the lpxC gene encoding UDP-3-O-acyl-N-acetylglucosamine deacetylase yields the protein MIKQRTLKNIIRATGVGLHSGEKVYLTLKPAPVDTGIVFCRADLDPVVQIPARAENVGETTMSTTLVNGDTKVDTVEHLLSAMAGLGIDNAYVELSASEVPIMDGSAGPFVFLIQSAGLEEQDAAKKFIRILREVTVEDGDKRATFVPFEGFKVSFEIDFDHPVFRDRTQSASVDFSSTSFVKEVSRARTFGFMSDIEYLRKHNLALGGSVENAIVVDADGVLNEDGLRYEDEFVKHKILDAIGDLYLLGNSLIGEFKGFKSGHALNNQLLRKLIEQKDAWEVVTFEDASTAPISYMRPVAAV from the coding sequence ATGATTAAACAACGCACCCTGAAGAATATTATCCGTGCCACAGGTGTAGGCCTGCATTCCGGGGAGAAGGTTTACCTGACTCTCAAGCCTGCGCCTGTCGACACTGGCATTGTGTTTTGTCGTGCCGACCTCGACCCTGTGGTGCAGATTCCTGCTCGCGCGGAAAACGTTGGTGAAACCACTATGTCGACCACACTGGTCAACGGTGACACCAAAGTGGATACGGTGGAGCACTTGCTCTCGGCCATGGCTGGCCTGGGCATCGATAACGCCTACGTCGAGCTCTCCGCGTCCGAAGTCCCGATCATGGATGGTAGCGCTGGACCTTTCGTATTCCTGATTCAATCGGCCGGCCTGGAAGAACAGGACGCAGCCAAGAAGTTCATCCGCATCCTGCGTGAAGTGACAGTGGAAGACGGCGACAAGCGCGCCACTTTCGTCCCTTTCGAAGGATTCAAAGTGAGCTTCGAGATCGATTTCGATCACCCGGTGTTTCGCGACCGCACCCAAAGTGCCAGCGTGGATTTTTCCAGCACTTCGTTCGTAAAAGAAGTCAGTCGCGCCCGTACCTTTGGTTTCATGAGTGATATCGAGTACCTGCGCAAGCACAACCTCGCACTCGGCGGCAGCGTCGAAAACGCCATTGTGGTCGACGCGGATGGTGTACTGAACGAAGACGGCCTTCGCTATGAAGACGAATTCGTGAAGCACAAGATCCTCGATGCCATTGGTGACCTCTACCTGCTGGGCAACAGCCTGATAGGTGAGTTCAAAGGCTTCAAGTCGGGGCATGCACTGAACAACCAGCTTCTGCGCAAATTGATTGAGCAGAAAGATGCGTGGGAAGTCGTGACCTTCGAAGACGCCAGCACTGCGCCGATCTCTTACATGCGTCCGGTTGCGGCCGTGTAA
- the ftsZ gene encoding cell division protein FtsZ: MFELVDNIPQSPVIKVIGVGGGGGNAVNHMVKSNIEGVEFICANTDAQALKSIGARTILQLGTAVTKGLGAGANPEVGRQAALEDRERIAEVLQGTNMVFITTGMGGGTGTGAAPIIAEVAKEMGILTVAVVTRPFPFEGRKRMQIADEGIRLLSESVDSLITIPNEKLLTILGKDASLLSAFAKADDVLAGAVRGISDIIKRPGMINVDFADVRTVMSEMGMAMMGTGCASGPNRAREATEAAIRNPLLEDVNLQGARGILVNITAGPDLSLGEYSDVGSIIEAFASEHAMVKVGTVIDPDMRDELHVTVVATGLGAKIEKPVKVIDNTVHTSMAAQAPAPARQELPSVNYRDLDRPTVMRNQAQAGAAAAAKLNPQDDLDYLDIPAFLRRQAD; this comes from the coding sequence ATGTTCGAACTCGTAGACAACATCCCGCAGAGCCCGGTAATCAAGGTTATCGGTGTTGGCGGTGGCGGCGGCAACGCCGTGAATCACATGGTCAAGAGCAACATTGAAGGCGTTGAGTTCATCTGCGCCAACACTGATGCCCAGGCGCTGAAAAGCATTGGCGCGCGGACCATCCTGCAACTGGGCACAGCCGTTACCAAAGGGCTGGGCGCGGGCGCGAACCCGGAAGTCGGTCGTCAGGCCGCTCTGGAAGACCGCGAGCGTATTGCCGAAGTGCTGCAGGGCACCAACATGGTGTTCATCACCACGGGCATGGGCGGCGGTACCGGTACCGGTGCTGCGCCGATCATTGCCGAAGTGGCCAAGGAAATGGGGATCCTCACCGTTGCGGTGGTGACCCGTCCGTTCCCGTTCGAAGGTCGCAAGCGCATGCAGATCGCCGATGAAGGCATCCGTCTGCTGTCTGAAAGCGTCGACTCGTTGATCACTATCCCCAACGAGAAGCTGCTGACCATCCTGGGTAAAGACGCCAGCCTTCTGTCGGCTTTTGCCAAGGCTGACGATGTACTGGCCGGTGCCGTTCGCGGTATCTCCGACATCATCAAGCGTCCGGGCATGATCAACGTCGACTTCGCGGACGTGCGTACCGTGATGAGCGAAATGGGCATGGCGATGATGGGCACTGGCTGCGCCAGCGGTCCGAACCGTGCACGCGAAGCAACGGAAGCGGCTATCCGCAACCCGCTGCTCGAAGACGTGAACCTGCAAGGTGCACGCGGCATCCTGGTGAACATCACCGCCGGTCCTGACCTGTCCCTGGGTGAGTATTCCGACGTGGGTAGCATCATCGAAGCCTTCGCTTCCGAGCACGCGATGGTCAAGGTCGGTACTGTTATCGATCCGGACATGCGCGATGAACTGCACGTGACCGTGGTTGCCACAGGTCTGGGCGCAAAAATCGAGAAGCCTGTAAAGGTCATCGACAATACCGTTCACACCTCCATGGCTGCTCAGGCGCCAGCCCCTGCTCGTCAGGAACTGCCGTCGGTCAACTACCGTGACCTGGACCGTCCAACTGTAATGCGCAACCAGGCTCAGGCCGGTGCAGCAGCAGCGGCGAAGCTGAATCCGCAAGATGATCTGGACTACCTGGACATCCCGGCTTTCCTGCGTCGCCAGGCCGATTGA
- the ftsA gene encoding cell division protein FtsA — protein sequence MANVQSGKMIVGLDIGTSKVVALVGEVSDDGTLEIVGIGTHPSRGLKKGVVVNIESTVQSIQRAIEEAQLMAGCRIHSAFVGVAGNHIRSLNSHGIVAIRDREVSSADLERVLDAAQAVAIPADQRVLHTLPQDYVIDNQEGVREPLGMSGVRLEAKVHVVTCAVNAAQNIEKCVRRCGLEIDDIILEQLASAYSVLTDDEKELGVCLVDIGGGTTDIAIFTEGAIRHTAVIPIAGDQVTNDIAMALRTPTQYAEEIKIRYACALAKLAGAGETIKVPSVGDRPPRELSRQALAEVVEPRYDELFTLIQAELRRSGYEDLIPAGIVLTGGTSKMEGAVELAEEIFHMPVRLGVPHGVKGLDDVVRNPIYSTGVGLLMYGLQKQSDGTSFSGIGSRDSYSNEEPKAALLDRIKSWVQGNF from the coding sequence ATGGCAAACGTGCAAAGCGGCAAAATGATCGTCGGTCTGGATATCGGCACCTCCAAGGTAGTGGCGCTGGTAGGCGAGGTCTCGGACGACGGCACGCTGGAAATCGTCGGGATCGGCACCCATCCCTCGCGCGGCCTGAAGAAGGGCGTGGTGGTGAACATCGAGTCCACGGTGCAATCGATCCAGCGCGCCATCGAAGAAGCGCAGTTGATGGCCGGTTGCCGGATCCACTCGGCGTTCGTCGGCGTGGCGGGTAATCACATCCGCAGCCTGAACTCCCACGGCATCGTTGCGATCCGTGATCGCGAAGTCAGTTCGGCTGACCTCGAGCGCGTCCTCGACGCAGCCCAGGCTGTTGCGATCCCGGCTGACCAGCGGGTTCTGCACACCCTGCCGCAGGATTATGTGATCGACAACCAGGAAGGCGTTCGTGAACCCCTGGGCATGTCCGGCGTGCGTCTGGAAGCCAAGGTTCACGTCGTGACTTGCGCGGTGAACGCGGCACAGAACATTGAAAAATGCGTGCGTCGCTGTGGTCTGGAAATCGACGACATCATTCTTGAACAACTGGCTTCCGCGTACTCGGTGTTGACCGATGACGAGAAAGAACTGGGCGTTTGCCTGGTGGACATCGGTGGCGGCACCACCGACATCGCGATCTTCACCGAAGGCGCGATCCGTCACACCGCCGTGATCCCGATTGCGGGCGACCAGGTGACCAACGACATCGCCATGGCGTTGCGCACCCCGACCCAGTACGCCGAAGAAATCAAGATCCGTTACGCCTGCGCCCTGGCCAAACTGGCCGGTGCCGGTGAAACCATCAAGGTCCCAAGCGTCGGTGATCGTCCGCCACGCGAGCTGTCCCGCCAGGCCCTGGCCGAAGTGGTCGAGCCGCGTTACGACGAACTGTTCACGCTGATCCAGGCCGAACTGCGTCGCAGCGGCTACGAAGACCTGATCCCGGCCGGCATCGTGCTGACCGGCGGTACGTCGAAAATGGAAGGCGCGGTCGAACTGGCCGAAGAGATTTTCCACATGCCGGTGCGCCTGGGCGTGCCGCACGGCGTCAAGGGGCTGGACGACGTGGTGCGCAACCCGATTTATTCCACCGGCGTTGGATTGCTGATGTACGGCCTGCAAAAGCAGTCCGACGGGACGTCCTTCTCGGGCATCGGCAGCCGCGACAGTTACAGCAACGAAGAACCTAAAGCGGCCTTGCTCGACCGTATCAAGAGCTGGGTTCAGGGCAACTTCTAA
- a CDS encoding cell division protein FtsQ/DivIB, whose product MQGHQLRHQPPAPGRKPVPRGASRMVAKEPMSVRLPKANFGFLKALFWPVLLVALGFGTYEGAQRLLPYADRPITKINVQGDLSYISQQAVQQRIAPYVAASFFTIDLASMRTELEQMPWIAHAEVRRVWPDQVVIRLEEQLPVARWGDEALLNNQGQAFTPRELANYEHLPQLFGPQRAQQQVMQQYQVLSQMLRPMGFSIARLELRERGSWFLTTGAGSAGPGIELLLGRGALVEKMRRFIAIYDKTLKEQITNIARIDLRYANGLAVGWREPVAPTTAQPAVAKN is encoded by the coding sequence ATGCAAGGCCACCAGCTACGTCATCAGCCACCCGCACCCGGCCGCAAGCCGGTGCCGCGGGGTGCCAGCCGGATGGTGGCCAAAGAGCCGATGTCGGTGCGCCTGCCGAAAGCCAACTTTGGTTTTCTCAAAGCCTTGTTCTGGCCCGTGCTGCTGGTTGCCCTTGGGTTCGGTACTTACGAAGGCGCGCAGCGGTTGCTGCCCTACGCCGACCGGCCGATCACCAAGATCAACGTGCAGGGCGACCTGAGCTACATCAGCCAGCAAGCGGTGCAGCAGCGGATCGCCCCGTACGTGGCGGCGAGCTTCTTCACCATTGATCTGGCGAGCATGCGTACCGAGCTGGAGCAGATGCCATGGATCGCTCATGCCGAAGTGCGGCGCGTGTGGCCGGACCAGGTGGTGATTCGCCTGGAAGAGCAATTGCCCGTGGCCCGTTGGGGCGACGAAGCGTTGCTGAACAACCAGGGCCAGGCGTTCACGCCGCGTGAGTTGGCCAACTACGAACACCTGCCTCAACTGTTCGGGCCTCAACGGGCACAGCAACAAGTGATGCAGCAGTACCAGGTATTGAGCCAGATGCTGCGCCCGATGGGCTTCTCGATTGCACGCCTGGAACTGCGTGAACGAGGCAGCTGGTTCCTGACCACCGGTGCCGGTAGCGCAGGCCCCGGGATCGAACTGCTGCTGGGACGCGGCGCCCTGGTAGAAAAGATGCGCCGCTTCATTGCCATTTATGACAAGACGCTCAAAGAACAGATTACGAACATCGCGCGCATCGACCTGCGTTATGCCAACGGCCTCGCCGTCGGCTGGCGGGAACCTGTAGCGCCCACGACGGCCCAACCCGCCGTCGCGAAGAATTAA
- a CDS encoding D-alanine--D-alanine ligase, translated as MTAAYSSLFSTIAPKDFGRVAVLFGGKSAEREVSLKSGNAVLEALQSAGVDAFGIDVGDDFLQRLLNEKIDRAFIILHGRGGEDGSMQGLLECLGIPYTGSGILASALAMDKLRTKQVWHTLGIPTPRHAVLSSEADCILAATELGFPLIVKPAHEGSSIGMAKVSSASELIDAWKAASTYDSQVLVEQWIQGPEFTIATLRDQVLPPIALGTPHTFYDYDAKYVASDTQYRIPCGLDSTKEQELMDLTAKACEALGIAGWGRADVMQDAEGQFWFLEVNTAPGMTDHSLVPMAARAAGLDFQQLVLAILAASVGSNAAGNKEPRG; from the coding sequence ATGACTGCTGCCTATTCCAGCCTGTTCTCGACGATTGCCCCGAAAGACTTCGGCCGCGTCGCCGTGCTGTTCGGCGGCAAAAGCGCCGAGCGTGAGGTGTCGCTGAAATCCGGCAACGCGGTGCTTGAAGCCCTGCAAAGCGCGGGCGTGGATGCGTTCGGCATCGACGTCGGCGACGACTTCCTGCAGCGTTTGCTGAACGAGAAGATCGATCGCGCGTTCATCATTCTCCACGGCCGTGGCGGTGAAGACGGCAGCATGCAGGGCTTGCTCGAGTGCCTGGGTATTCCCTACACCGGCAGCGGCATCCTCGCGTCGGCGCTGGCGATGGACAAACTGCGGACCAAACAGGTCTGGCACACCCTGGGTATTCCAACGCCACGTCATGCGGTGCTGAGCAGCGAAGCCGACTGTATTTTGGCGGCGACGGAACTGGGCTTCCCTTTGATCGTCAAACCGGCCCATGAAGGTTCCAGTATCGGTATGGCCAAAGTGTCCAGCGCGTCTGAATTGATCGACGCCTGGAAAGCGGCCAGTACCTACGATTCGCAAGTGTTGGTCGAGCAATGGATTCAAGGTCCGGAGTTCACCATCGCCACCCTGCGTGACCAGGTGTTGCCGCCGATTGCCTTGGGCACACCGCACACGTTCTACGACTACGACGCCAAGTACGTGGCATCCGATACCCAGTATCGGATTCCTTGTGGCCTGGACAGCACCAAAGAACAAGAACTCATGGACCTCACGGCGAAAGCCTGTGAGGCGCTGGGTATCGCCGGTTGGGGACGGGCTGACGTGATGCAGGACGCCGAAGGGCAGTTCTGGTTCCTGGAAGTCAACACTGCACCGGGTATGACCGACCACAGTCTGGTCCCAATGGCAGCACGCGCCGCCGGTCTGGATTTCCAACAGTTGGTGTTGGCGATCCTGGCGGCCAGTGTTGGCAGCAACGCTGCCGGTAACAAAGAGCCGCGAGGGTAA
- the murC gene encoding UDP-N-acetylmuramate--L-alanine ligase → MPQPEMRRIRRIHFVGIGGVGMCGIAEVLLNLGYQVSGSDLKASPVTERLESFGAQIFIGHRAENSASADVLVVSSAVNTSNPEVATALERRIPVVPRAEMLAELMRYRHGIAVAGTHGKTTTTSLIASVFAAGGLDPTFVIGGRLNAAGTNAQLGTSRYLIAEADESDASFLHLQPLVAVVTNIDADHMATYDGDFNKLKKTFVEFLHNLPFYGLAVMCLDDPVVREILPLVKRPTVTYGFSEDADVRAINVRQQGMQTFFTVLRPDREPLDVSVNMPGNHNVLNSLATICIATDEGVSDEAIVQGLSGFQGVGRRFQVYGELPVEGGNVMLVDDYGHHPTEVAAVIKAVRGGWPERRLVMVYQPHRYSRTRDLYDDFVNVLADANVLLLMEVYPAGEEPIPGADSRKLCNSIRQRGQLDPIYIERGIDLAPVVKPLLRAGDILLCQGAGDIGGLAPKLLKSPLFAGAVAAAGPEKLK, encoded by the coding sequence ATGCCACAACCGGAAATGCGCCGGATCCGCCGCATCCACTTCGTCGGCATCGGCGGCGTGGGCATGTGCGGGATTGCCGAAGTGTTGTTGAACCTGGGCTATCAAGTCTCCGGTTCCGACCTGAAAGCGTCGCCGGTGACCGAACGTCTCGAATCGTTCGGCGCACAGATTTTCATCGGCCACCGCGCCGAGAACAGCGCGAGCGCCGATGTACTGGTGGTGTCGAGTGCCGTGAACACCTCGAACCCGGAAGTCGCGACCGCCCTTGAGCGTCGCATTCCGGTGGTGCCGCGTGCCGAAATGCTGGCCGAGCTGATGCGCTACCGCCATGGCATCGCCGTGGCCGGTACCCACGGCAAAACCACCACCACCAGCCTGATTGCTTCGGTGTTCGCGGCCGGTGGCCTGGACCCGACATTCGTGATCGGTGGTCGTCTGAATGCCGCTGGCACCAATGCACAGTTGGGCACCAGCCGTTACCTGATCGCCGAAGCCGATGAAAGCGATGCGAGCTTCCTGCACTTGCAACCGCTGGTGGCCGTGGTCACCAACATCGACGCCGACCACATGGCGACCTACGACGGTGACTTCAACAAACTGAAGAAAACCTTCGTCGAATTCCTGCACAACCTGCCGTTCTACGGTTTGGCCGTGATGTGCCTGGACGACCCGGTTGTGCGCGAAATCCTGCCGCTGGTCAAGCGTCCGACCGTGACCTACGGCTTCAGCGAAGACGCTGACGTACGCGCGATCAATGTTCGCCAGCAGGGCATGCAGACCTTCTTTACCGTGCTGCGTCCTGACCGTGAGCCACTGGATGTGTCGGTGAACATGCCGGGCAACCACAACGTGCTCAATTCCCTGGCAACCATCTGCATCGCCACCGACGAGGGCGTCAGCGATGAAGCCATCGTTCAGGGCCTGTCGGGCTTCCAGGGCGTGGGTCGACGCTTCCAGGTCTACGGCGAACTGCCCGTCGAAGGTGGCAACGTGATGCTGGTGGACGACTACGGTCACCACCCGACCGAAGTGGCCGCGGTGATCAAGGCCGTGCGCGGTGGCTGGCCGGAGCGCCGTCTGGTGATGGTTTACCAGCCGCACCGTTACAGCCGCACCCGCGACCTGTACGACGATTTCGTCAATGTACTGGCCGACGCCAACGTGCTGTTGCTGATGGAAGTCTACCCGGCCGGTGAAGAACCGATTCCCGGTGCCGACAGCCGCAAGCTGTGCAACAGCATCCGCCAGCGCGGTCAGTTGGACCCGATCTACATCGAGCGCGGCATTGACCTGGCGCCAGTGGTCAAGCCACTGCTGCGTGCCGGCGACATCCTGTTGTGCCAGGGCGCCGGTGACATCGGTGGCCTCGCGCCGAAACTGTTGAAAAGTCCGTTGTTCGCGGGCGCCGTTGCGGCTGCCGGCCCGGAGAAATTGAAATGA
- the murG gene encoding undecaprenyldiphospho-muramoylpentapeptide beta-N-acetylglucosaminyltransferase, with product MGANVLIMAGGTGGHVFPALACAREFQARGYTVHWLGTPRGIENELVPAAGLPLHRINASGLRGKSKLSLLKAPFMLLKSIWQARAVIRQLKPVCVLGFGGYVTGPGGVAAKLAGVPVIVHEQNAVAGTANRLLVPLAARVCEAFPDTFTLSDGRRTTGNPVRTELFLETPRQALAGRKARLLILGGSLGAEPLNKLLPEALSLVAPDLRPEVFHQAGKHHDEVTAERYRAAGVEAQVQPFIKDMAHAYGWADLVVCRAGALTVSELAAAGLPSMLVPLPHAIDDHQTRNADYLAQEGAAFLMPQRTTGAADLAARLTEVLMQPQRLNDMAGAARRLAKPDATRNVVDTCLEVARG from the coding sequence ATGGGCGCTAACGTGCTGATCATGGCCGGCGGCACCGGTGGCCACGTGTTCCCGGCGCTGGCCTGTGCCCGCGAGTTTCAGGCGCGCGGTTACACCGTGCACTGGCTCGGGACGCCACGCGGCATCGAAAACGAACTGGTTCCGGCGGCGGGTCTGCCGTTGCACCGGATCAATGCCAGCGGTCTGCGCGGCAAGAGCAAGCTGTCGCTGCTCAAGGCGCCGTTCATGCTGCTCAAGTCGATCTGGCAGGCGCGGGCGGTCATTCGCCAGTTGAAGCCAGTTTGCGTGCTGGGCTTTGGCGGTTATGTGACCGGCCCCGGTGGCGTGGCCGCGAAACTGGCGGGCGTGCCGGTGATCGTTCACGAGCAGAACGCGGTGGCGGGTACCGCTAATCGGTTGCTGGTGCCGTTGGCCGCCCGAGTCTGTGAAGCGTTCCCCGACACCTTTACCCTGTCGGACGGTCGGCGTACCACCGGGAATCCGGTACGCACCGAGCTGTTCCTCGAGACACCGCGTCAGGCCCTGGCCGGACGCAAGGCGCGTTTGCTGATCCTGGGCGGAAGCCTGGGCGCAGAGCCGTTGAACAAGTTGCTGCCTGAAGCCCTGTCGCTGGTCGCCCCCGACCTGCGCCCGGAAGTGTTTCATCAGGCCGGCAAACACCACGATGAAGTGACTGCTGAGCGTTACCGCGCTGCCGGTGTCGAGGCGCAGGTGCAGCCTTTCATCAAAGACATGGCCCACGCCTATGGCTGGGCCGACCTGGTGGTTTGTCGCGCAGGCGCGCTGACCGTCAGTGAACTGGCCGCCGCTGGTCTGCCCTCGATGCTGGTGCCTTTGCCCCACGCGATCGACGATCACCAGACCCGCAACGCCGATTATTTGGCACAGGAGGGCGCTGCCTTCCTGATGCCGCAAAGAACGACTGGCGCAGCGGATCTCGCTGCACGCCTGACAGAGGTCTTGATGCAGCCACAACGACTCAACGATATGGCTGGCGCCGCGCGCCGCCTGGCCAAACCCGATGCCACCCGTAATGTGGTCGATACCTGCCTGGAGGTGGCCCGTGGTTGA
- the ftsW gene encoding putative lipid II flippase FtsW — MRNIIKPYPSPLITGRGIDLDFPMLAGCLALLGLGLVMIASASTEVAAAQSGSALYYMIRHLIYIVLGLGACIVTMMIPIATWQRLGWMMLIGAFGLLVMVITPGIGREVNGSMRWIGFSFFNVQPSEIAKVFVVIYLAGYLVRRQKEVRESWMGFFKPFIVLLPMAGLLLMEPDFGATVVMMGAAAAMLFLGGVGLFRFSLMVVLAVAAVVLLIQVQPYRMARLTNFADPWADQFGAGYQLSQALIAFGRGEWLGVGLGNSVQKQFYLPEAHTDFVFSVLAEELGAVGSMCTVALFVFVCIRGMYIGYWAEKAKQFFAAYIAYGLSFLWIGQFLINIGVNVGLLPTKGLTLPFLSYGGSSLVICSACLGLLLRIEWESRTHLGSEEMEFKESDFAEEPPHGR; from the coding sequence CTGAGAAACATCATCAAGCCGTATCCTTCGCCGCTCATCACCGGGCGTGGTATCGACCTCGACTTCCCGATGCTCGCTGGCTGCCTGGCATTGCTCGGCCTCGGGCTGGTCATGATTGCATCGGCCTCGACCGAAGTGGCGGCGGCGCAGTCGGGCAGCGCGCTGTACTACATGATTCGCCACCTTATCTACATAGTGCTGGGCCTGGGAGCCTGCATCGTCACCATGATGATTCCGATCGCCACCTGGCAACGCCTGGGCTGGATGATGCTGATTGGTGCGTTCGGTTTGCTGGTGATGGTGATCACTCCGGGGATCGGCCGTGAAGTGAACGGTTCGATGCGCTGGATCGGTTTCAGTTTCTTCAACGTTCAGCCTTCCGAGATCGCCAAGGTGTTCGTGGTGATCTACCTCGCCGGTTATCTGGTGCGTCGCCAGAAAGAAGTGCGCGAAAGCTGGATGGGCTTCTTCAAGCCGTTCATCGTTCTGCTGCCGATGGCGGGTCTGTTGCTGATGGAACCGGACTTCGGTGCCACCGTTGTGATGATGGGGGCTGCTGCGGCAATGCTGTTCCTCGGCGGGGTCGGGCTGTTCCGGTTTTCCTTGATGGTTGTCCTTGCGGTTGCGGCGGTGGTGTTGTTGATTCAGGTGCAGCCGTATCGAATGGCGCGCTTGACCAACTTTGCGGATCCGTGGGCTGACCAGTTCGGTGCCGGCTATCAGTTGTCTCAAGCGTTGATCGCTTTTGGTCGCGGCGAATGGCTGGGCGTAGGCCTGGGCAACAGCGTGCAGAAACAGTTTTACCTGCCGGAGGCTCACACCGACTTCGTGTTCTCGGTCCTGGCCGAAGAGCTGGGTGCCGTGGGTTCCATGTGCACGGTGGCGCTGTTCGTCTTTGTCTGTATTCGTGGCATGTACATCGGTTATTGGGCCGAGAAAGCCAAGCAATTTTTCGCCGCCTACATCGCGTACGGCTTGTCATTCCTGTGGATCGGCCAGTTCCTGATCAACATCGGGGTGAACGTCGGTTTGCTGCCGACCAAAGGGCTGACCTTGCCGTTCCTCAGCTACGGCGGCAGTTCCCTGGTGATCTGTTCTGCGTGCCTGGGCCTGTTGTTGCGTATCGAGTGGGAAAGTCGAACTCACCTGGGCAGCGAAGAGATGGAATTCAAGGAAAGCGATTTTGCCGAGGAGCCACCCCATGGGCGCTAA
- the murD gene encoding UDP-N-acetylmuramoyl-L-alanine--D-glutamate ligase, translated as MSLIASDHFRIVVGLGKSGMSLVRFLANRGVSFAVADTRENPPELVTLRRDYPHVEVRCGELDVEFLCRADELYVSPGLALATPALQAAAARGVKLSGDIELFARNAKAPIIAISGSNAKSTVTTLVGEMAAAAGKRVAVGGNLGTPALDLLSDDVELYVMELSSFQLETTDHLGAEVATVLNVSEDHMDRYSGLPAYHLAKHRIFRGAKQVVVNRQDALSRPLMSEGLPCWTFGLSKPDFKAFGLREEDGEKYLAFEFQNLMPVRELKVRGAHNQSNALAALALGHAVGLPFDAMLSSLRTFAGLEHRCQWVRDLDGVSYYNDSKATNVGAALAAIEGLGADIDGKLVLIAGGDGKGAEFKDLRGPVAANCRAVVLMGRDSGLIGQAIGDAVPLIRVNSLDEAVEQCRALAEPGDAVLLSPACASFDMFKNYEERGHQFVRAVEDLA; from the coding sequence GTGTCTCTGATCGCTTCTGACCACTTCCGCATCGTTGTCGGCCTCGGCAAGAGCGGCATGTCACTGGTTCGCTTCCTGGCGAACCGGGGCGTGTCCTTTGCCGTTGCCGATACGCGGGAAAATCCGCCGGAGCTGGTCACGCTGCGCCGCGATTACCCGCACGTGGAAGTGCGTTGTGGCGAGCTGGACGTCGAGTTTCTCTGCCGCGCCGATGAGCTCTACGTGAGCCCAGGCCTGGCGTTGGCGACACCGGCCCTGCAAGCGGCCGCGGCCCGTGGCGTGAAGCTGTCCGGCGACATCGAGCTGTTCGCGCGTAACGCGAAAGCGCCGATCATTGCCATCAGCGGTTCCAATGCGAAAAGCACCGTGACCACCCTGGTCGGCGAAATGGCCGCTGCGGCGGGCAAGCGTGTCGCCGTGGGCGGTAACCTCGGTACGCCGGCGCTGGACCTGCTCAGCGATGACGTCGAGTTGTACGTGATGGAGCTCTCGAGCTTCCAGCTAGAAACCACCGATCACCTCGGCGCCGAAGTGGCCACCGTGCTCAATGTCAGCGAAGACCATATGGATCGCTACAGCGGTCTGCCGGCTTATCACCTGGCCAAGCACCGGATTTTCCGAGGGGCGAAACAGGTGGTGGTCAACCGTCAGGACGCCTTGAGCCGTCCGCTGATGAGCGAAGGCTTGCCGTGCTGGACGTTCGGCCTGAGCAAACCGGATTTCAAGGCCTTTGGTCTGCGTGAAGAAGACGGCGAGAAGTACCTGGCCTTCGAATTCCAGAACCTGATGCCGGTGCGCGAATTGAAAGTCCGCGGCGCCCACAACCAGTCCAACGCCCTGGCGGCGTTGGCATTGGGGCACGCCGTCGGCCTGCCGTTCGACGCCATGCTCTCAAGCCTGCGGACCTTCGCCGGGCTTGAGCACCGTTGTCAGTGGGTTCGTGACCTGGACGGCGTCAGTTACTACAACGATTCCAAAGCCACCAACGTGGGCGCCGCACTGGCCGCCATCGAAGGCCTGGGGGCGGACATCGACGGCAAGCTCGTGCTGATCGCTGGCGGCGATGGCAAGGGTGCCGAGTTCAAGGATCTGCGGGGCCCGGTCGCGGCCAACTGCCGTGCCGTGGTGTTGATGGGCCGTGACTCCGGGTTGATTGGCCAGGCCATCGGCGATGCCGTACCGCTGATTCGCGTCAATTCCCTGGATGAAGCAGTCGAGCAATGCCGGGCTCTCGCCGAGCCGGGCGATGCCGTGTTGCTGTCGCCGGCGTGCGCCAGTTTCGACATGTTCAAGAACTACGAAGAACGTGGTCACCAGTTCGTCCGCGCTGTGGAGGACCTGGCATGA